In Nodosilinea sp. FACHB-141, the following proteins share a genomic window:
- a CDS encoding SDR family oxidoreductase produces the protein MLSNLNGSFTGKVAFVTGAASGIGRETALAFAREGVKVVAADISEQGNQETVHLIENQGGQAIAVKCDVTRSEDIRAALGKTIEAFGRLDFAFNNAGIEPRNPAPTAEYEEEEWNRIIDINLRGVFLCMKHEIPLILEQGGGAIVNTSSGAGIIGIKGSPAYTAAKHGVIGLTKAAALDYAAQNIHINAVCPGYIDTPMMGRFTGGTDEGRSQVIAEEPIGRMGKPEEIAAAVVWLCSDAAAFMVGHAMVIDGGQTVQ, from the coding sequence ATGCTGTCTAACTTGAATGGAAGCTTCACAGGAAAAGTTGCGTTTGTGACTGGAGCAGCAAGCGGTATTGGTCGCGAGACGGCGCTGGCATTTGCCCGTGAAGGCGTTAAGGTCGTAGCTGCTGACATTTCTGAACAGGGTAATCAAGAAACGGTACACCTAATCGAAAATCAGGGCGGACAGGCGATCGCAGTCAAGTGCGACGTAACACGAAGCGAAGACATAAGGGCGGCTCTAGGCAAGACTATTGAGGCTTTCGGTCGGTTGGACTTCGCTTTCAACAATGCAGGTATTGAGCCAAGAAATCCGGCTCCGACTGCGGAATACGAGGAAGAGGAGTGGAACCGGATCATCGACATCAACCTCCGCGGCGTTTTCCTGTGCATGAAGCACGAGATCCCGCTGATTCTTGAGCAGGGCGGTGGTGCGATCGTCAACACCTCATCTGGGGCTGGAATCATCGGCATCAAGGGCAGTCCTGCCTACACTGCTGCAAAGCATGGGGTGATTGGTCTCACTAAGGCCGCAGCCCTCGACTACGCTGCACAGAACATCCACATCAACGCCGTCTGTCCCGGCTACATCGACACCCCGATGATGGGTCGGTTCACGGGCGGCACGGACGAAGGGCGATCGCAGGTCATTGCGGAGGAGCCGATTGGACGGATGGGCAAGCCTGAGGAGATTGCAGCGGCTGTCGTCTGGCTGTGCTCGGACGCGGCGGCCTTCATGGTTGGACACGCCATGGTCATCGACGGTGGACAAACGGTGCAGTGA